One genomic segment of Methanothermobacter wolfeii includes these proteins:
- a CDS encoding pseudomurein-binding repeat-containing protein, whose product MGSNISYAVELNEPDVQDLNGTADSSSINDTCDAENSTDTPKGDAESTEGGGVDSPGSSADVAAGEAPHGALWVKAYDMGKVDFQELKGKGITDIFLEQLAFNDARFRSNLTSFLGNASANGLRVSVWVICLKDSSGNWFDPTQEFIDNLTQRVLGYTGISGVGGVHLDYIRYPGNAYQSPGATEAITGIVKRISEAVKSVNPEFLLSAALMPEKGVNAYYYGQDYTKLAEYLDVLIPMAYKGNYREGSSWIENVSAYIKSKSLSAEVWTGLQTYRSDADVTPIPADELLGDINAALRGGADGYALFRYGLIDREFLGGVPAAITKPVADNSLTSSMIMDAASRVKAFVESNHRLPNYVTVGEMQVTPGEFLYMLAGLISGRTPERGSFSEASDINLTASGTIQKEEYLRIASDVLNYMSSTGNAPSRISSTAGDLSFNVLLYIFSKIVAFQEANGRLPNYVTVDSSVFSGKIDREFLGGVPAAITKPVADNSLTSSMIMDAASRVKAFVESNHRLPNYVTVGEMQVTPGEFLYMLAGLISGRTPERGSFSEASDINLTASGTIQKEEYLRIASDVLNYMSSTGNAPSRISSTAGDLSFNVLLYIFSKIVAFQEANGRLPNYVTVDSSVFSGKIDREFLGGVPAAITKPVADNSLTSSMIMDAASRVKAFVESNHRLPNYVTVGEMQVTPGEFLYMLAGLISGRTPERGSFSEASDINLTASGTIQKEEYLRIASDVLNYMSSTGNAPSRISSTAGDLSFNVLLYIFSKIVAFQEANGRLPNYVTVDSSVFSGKIDREFLGGVPAAITKPVADNSLTSSMIMDAASRVKAFVESNHRLPNYVTVGEMQVTPGEFLYMLAGLISGRTPERGSFSEASDINLTASGTIQKEEYLRIASDVLNYMSSTGNAPSRISSTAGDLSFNVLLYIFSKIVAFQEANGRLPNYVTVDSSVFSGKYLAATANCQVGSPEIRALASSITKGLTSALSKATAIFNWVRDNISYSFYYNTRYGALGTLKNRSGNCVDITHLLVALSRAAGIQARYVHAACTFISGNTYGHVWAQLYVNGAWVNADASSNMNSFGVIKNWNSASIKGYYEELPF is encoded by the coding sequence ATGGGCTCAAATATTTCATATGCCGTCGAACTCAATGAACCGGATGTTCAGGACCTCAACGGCACCGCAGATTCCAGTTCCATTAACGATACATGTGATGCAGAGAACAGCACCGACACCCCTAAGGGTGATGCAGAGAGCACCGAGGGTGGTGGGGTTGATTCGCCTGGAAGCAGCGCTGATGTTGCTGCAGGTGAAGCACCCCACGGAGCCCTCTGGGTGAAGGCCTATGATATGGGTAAGGTCGACTTCCAGGAACTCAAGGGTAAGGGTATAACCGATATCTTCCTTGAGCAGCTGGCCTTCAACGATGCAAGGTTCAGGTCAAACCTTACCTCATTCCTTGGAAACGCCTCAGCCAATGGTTTGAGGGTGAGCGTCTGGGTCATCTGCCTCAAGGACTCAAGCGGTAACTGGTTCGACCCCACCCAGGAATTCATAGACAACCTCACACAGAGGGTGCTCGGATACACGGGCATCAGTGGTGTCGGGGGCGTGCACCTTGACTACATCAGATACCCTGGTAACGCATACCAGAGCCCAGGTGCAACAGAGGCCATAACCGGGATAGTTAAGAGGATAAGTGAAGCTGTTAAATCAGTTAACCCTGAATTTCTTCTATCAGCGGCCCTCATGCCCGAGAAGGGAGTCAACGCCTACTATTATGGTCAGGACTACACGAAACTCGCAGAGTACCTTGACGTCCTCATCCCGATGGCATACAAGGGCAACTACCGTGAAGGTTCATCATGGATAGAGAACGTCTCCGCCTACATCAAGAGTAAGAGCCTCAGTGCAGAGGTGTGGACAGGTCTTCAGACCTACAGGTCAGATGCTGATGTGACACCCATCCCTGCAGATGAACTCCTTGGAGATATTAACGCCGCCCTTCGTGGAGGGGCTGATGGCTACGCCCTCTTCAGGTACGGACTGATTGACAGGGAATTCCTTGGTGGAGTTCCAGCTGCAATAACAAAGCCGGTCGCTGACAATTCACTGACCTCATCCATGATCATGGACGCGGCCAGCAGGGTTAAGGCATTTGTGGAGTCAAATCACAGGCTCCCCAACTACGTCACCGTGGGGGAGATGCAGGTCACTCCTGGTGAATTCCTCTACATGCTGGCAGGGCTCATCAGCGGCAGGACCCCTGAGAGAGGGTCCTTCAGTGAAGCATCAGATATAAATCTCACGGCTTCAGGGACAATTCAGAAGGAGGAGTACCTGAGAATAGCCTCAGATGTCCTTAATTACATGTCATCAACAGGGAACGCACCATCAAGGATCTCATCAACTGCAGGGGACCTCAGCTTCAATGTCCTCCTCTACATCTTCTCAAAGATCGTCGCATTCCAGGAGGCCAACGGCAGACTGCCCAACTATGTGACGGTTGACAGTTCTGTTTTCTCAGGAAAGATTGACAGGGAATTCCTTGGTGGAGTTCCAGCTGCAATAACAAAGCCGGTCGCTGACAATTCACTGACCTCATCCATGATCATGGACGCGGCCAGCAGGGTTAAGGCATTTGTGGAGTCAAATCACAGGCTCCCCAACTACGTCACCGTGGGGGAGATGCAGGTCACTCCTGGTGAATTCCTCTACATGCTGGCAGGGCTCATCAGCGGCAGGACCCCTGAGAGAGGGTCCTTCAGTGAAGCATCAGATATAAATCTCACGGCTTCAGGGACAATTCAGAAGGAGGAGTACCTGAGAATAGCCTCAGATGTCCTTAATTACATGTCATCAACAGGGAACGCACCATCAAGGATCTCATCAACTGCAGGGGACCTCAGCTTCAATGTCCTCCTCTACATCTTCTCAAAGATCGTCGCATTCCAGGAGGCCAACGGCAGACTGCCCAACTATGTGACGGTTGACAGTTCTGTTTTCTCAGGAAAGATTGACAGGGAATTCCTTGGTGGAGTTCCAGCTGCAATAACAAAGCCGGTCGCTGACAATTCACTGACCTCATCCATGATCATGGACGCGGCCAGCAGGGTTAAGGCATTTGTGGAGTCAAATCACAGGCTCCCCAACTACGTCACCGTGGGGGAGATGCAGGTCACTCCTGGTGAATTCCTCTACATGCTGGCAGGGCTCATCAGCGGCAGGACCCCTGAGAGAGGGTCCTTCAGTGAAGCATCAGATATAAATCTCACGGCTTCAGGGACAATTCAGAAGGAGGAGTACCTGAGAATAGCCTCAGATGTCCTTAATTACATGTCATCAACAGGGAACGCACCATCAAGGATCTCATCAACTGCAGGGGACCTCAGCTTCAATGTCCTCCTCTACATCTTCTCAAAGATCGTCGCATTCCAGGAGGCCAACGGCAGACTGCCCAACTATGTGACGGTTGACAGTTCTGTTTTCTCAGGAAAGATTGACAGGGAATTCCTTGGTGGAGTTCCAGCTGCAATAACAAAGCCGGTCGCTGACAATTCACTGACCTCATCCATGATCATGGACGCGGCCAGCAGGGTTAAGGCATTTGTGGAGTCAAATCACAGGCTCCCCAACTACGTCACCGTGGGGGAGATGCAGGTCACTCCTGGTGAATTCCTCTACATGCTGGCAGGGCTCATCAGCGGCAGGACCCCTGAGAGAGGGTCCTTCAGTGAAGCATCAGATATAAATCTCACGGCTTCAGGGACAATTCAGAAGGAGGAGTACCTGAGAATAGCCTCAGATGTCCTTAATTACATGTCATCAACAGGGAACGCACCATCAAGGATCTCATCAACTGCAGGGGACCTCAGCTTCAATGTCCTCCTCTACATCTTCTCAAAGATCGTCGCATTCCAGGAGGCCAACGGCAGACTGCCCAACTATGTGACGGTTGACAGTTCTGTTTTCTCAGGAAAGTACCTTGCAGCAACAGCAAACTGTCAGGTGGGCAGTCCTGAGATAAGGGCGCTTGCATCGAGCATCACTAAAGGACTTACATCGGCACTCTCAAAGGCAACCGCAATCTTCAACTGGGTCAGGGATAATATCAGTTACAGCTTCTACTACAACACAAGGTACGGTGCCCTGGGAACACTCAAAAACCGGTCAGGTAACTGTGTGGACATCACCCACCTCCTGGTGGCCCTTTCAAGGGCTGCAGGGATACAGGCGAGGTACGTCCATGCAGCATGCACCTTCATTTCAGGGAACACCTATGGACACGTCTGGGCCCAGCTCTATGTAAACGGTGCATGGGTAAACGCTGATGCATCAAGCAATATGAACTCCTTTGGAGTTATAAAGAACTGGAATAGCGCCAGTATAAAGGGGTACTATGAGGAACTACCATTCTAG